Proteins found in one bacterium genomic segment:
- a CDS encoding uracil-DNA glycosylase, with amino-acid sequence MLAAWLREVGVDYVLRPSPGGESLEDLRKELNECRRCPLCKGRSTVVFGVGNPRARLMFVGEGPGSEEDRRGEPFVGAAGKRLDQWIARIGLRREDVYIANIVKCRPPDNRAPTPEEAKVCLPYLLRQIRAIRPEIICTLGATALNFLLGVEEKITRERGKWRERDGVPVLPTYHPAFILRNAAREAEVFGDFDALASRLRIPPAT; translated from the coding sequence ATGCTGGCGGCGTGGCTCCGGGAGGTCGGGGTGGACTACGTTCTCCGGCCGTCGCCCGGCGGGGAATCCCTCGAGGATCTCCGGAAAGAGTTGAACGAGTGCCGCCGATGCCCGCTATGCAAGGGGCGCAGCACGGTCGTCTTCGGGGTCGGAAACCCTCGCGCCCGCCTGATGTTCGTCGGCGAGGGACCCGGGTCCGAGGAGGACCGCCGGGGAGAGCCGTTCGTCGGGGCCGCCGGGAAGCGGCTCGATCAATGGATCGCGCGGATCGGCCTTCGTCGGGAGGACGTCTACATCGCCAACATCGTGAAGTGCCGCCCGCCGGACAACCGCGCCCCGACCCCCGAGGAGGCGAAAGTGTGCCTCCCCTACCTGTTGCGCCAGATCCGCGCGATCCGCCCCGAAATCATTTGCACTCTCGGCGCGACCGCGCTGAATTTCCTGTTGGGAGTCGAGGAGAAGATCACCCGGGAGCGGGGGAAGTGGAGGGAACGGGACGGCGTCCCCGTCCTCCCCACGTATCACCCCGCCTTCATCCTGCGCAACGCCGCCCGGGAGGCGGAAGTGTTCGGGGACTTCGATGCCCTCGCCTCGCGTCTCCGCATTCCTCCGGCGACATGA
- the coaBC gene encoding bifunctional phosphopantothenoylcysteine decarboxylase/phosphopantothenate--cysteine ligase CoaBC — protein MLSGKEIVLGVTGGIAAYKACEIVRSLRKEGAGVRVILTASGARFITPLTLQTLSKNPVCTDLFDLITESEIGHISLAQRANLLMIAPATANILGKIRCGIADDMLSTVVMATDAPVLLAPAMNSQMYASPAVRENVEVLQERGFTFVDPDEGELACGTVGPGRLADTERIVEMARILLAEKLLGGKRVVVGAGPTAEDIDPVRFITNRSSGKMGFAMAVAARRFGADVTLVAGPTRLPDPPFVKTVRVRSAKEMMGAVTMAAETADVVVMAAAVADFRPESAAPQKIKKEAFDGRIPLVPTEDILASLGQSRGTRVLVGFAAETNDLAGNAVDKMRRKNLDAIVANDVSRPDIGFGSDSNEVRVYFSDGTALDLAMAGKDAIASAVWRAVCRKFLPG, from the coding sequence ATGCTTTCCGGCAAGGAGATCGTCCTCGGAGTCACCGGGGGGATCGCGGCATACAAGGCGTGCGAGATCGTCCGCTCGCTGCGAAAGGAGGGCGCGGGCGTCCGGGTGATCCTCACCGCCTCCGGGGCGCGGTTCATCACCCCGCTCACCCTGCAGACCCTTTCGAAGAACCCGGTCTGTACCGACCTGTTCGACCTCATCACCGAGTCCGAGATCGGTCACATCTCCCTCGCGCAGCGGGCGAATCTCCTGATGATCGCGCCGGCCACCGCGAACATCCTCGGGAAGATCCGGTGCGGCATCGCGGACGACATGCTCTCGACCGTGGTGATGGCCACCGACGCGCCGGTCCTCCTCGCGCCCGCGATGAACAGCCAGATGTACGCCTCTCCGGCGGTGCGGGAAAACGTGGAAGTCCTCCAGGAGCGGGGGTTCACATTCGTGGACCCGGACGAGGGGGAGCTCGCCTGCGGCACGGTGGGCCCGGGGCGTCTCGCCGACACGGAGAGGATCGTCGAGATGGCCAGGATCCTCCTGGCGGAGAAGCTTTTGGGCGGGAAGAGGGTCGTGGTGGGGGCGGGGCCCACGGCGGAGGACATCGATCCGGTCCGGTTCATCACGAACCGGTCGAGCGGCAAGATGGGGTTCGCCATGGCGGTCGCCGCCAGGCGTTTCGGCGCGGACGTGACCCTCGTCGCGGGACCGACCCGGCTGCCGGATCCCCCGTTCGTGAAAACGGTCCGGGTCCGGTCCGCGAAGGAGATGATGGGGGCGGTGACGATGGCGGCGGAAACGGCGGACGTGGTGGTGATGGCGGCGGCGGTGGCGGACTTCCGCCCGGAATCCGCGGCACCCCAGAAGATCAAGAAGGAGGCGTTCGACGGGCGGATCCCGCTGGTCCCCACGGAGGACATCCTCGCTTCCCTCGGGCAGTCCAGGGGGACCCGCGTTCTCGTCGGGTTCGCGGCCGAGACGAACGACCTCGCGGGGAACGCGGTCGACAAGATGCGCCGGAAGAATCTCGACGCGATCGTGGCGAACGACGTCTCCCGGCCCGACATCGGGTTCGGTTCCGACAGCAACGAGGTCCGGGTCTACTTTTCGGACGGAACCGCGCTCGACCTCGCGATGGCGGGCAAGGACGCGATCGCCTCCGCCGTCTGGCGGGCGGTCTGCCGGAAGTTCCTCCCCGGATGA
- a CDS encoding nodulation protein NfeD has translation MGWRWLCAAGLILLAAPGVALPAGPAGKGVLVATIAAPIGPVTADYLSSVLERAAVEDAGIIVVELDTPGGLDSAMREMVQAILKSRVPVVVYVAPQGARAASAGVMITLAADVAAMAPGTNIGAAHPVSMGGGAMDNTMSRKVENDAAAYARSLAAGRGRNADWAESAVRESASLSEKDALDRHVVDLVAASLPDLLARIDGRVVRKGDGTVTLRTKDAPVTRVPMGLRHRVLSALANPNIAYILMMIGVYGIYFELASPGAVFPGVVGGISLLLAFYALQTLSASYAGFLLILLSLLLFFLELKVQSHGALAIGGIVAMILGSLMLFRGSADPYLRVSWGVLATMVALSAVFFGTVILLAVRSQLRRPSTGTEGMAGEVGEAVTDIDPKGKVRVVGELWDARCDRPVRKGEPVIVKAVDGMTLVVEPGKDR, from the coding sequence ATGGGATGGAGGTGGTTGTGCGCCGCGGGCCTGATCCTGCTCGCCGCTCCGGGAGTCGCCCTTCCCGCCGGGCCGGCGGGGAAGGGGGTGCTCGTCGCCACCATCGCCGCCCCGATCGGCCCCGTGACGGCGGACTACCTCTCCTCGGTCCTCGAGCGGGCGGCCGTAGAGGACGCGGGAATCATCGTGGTCGAGCTGGACACGCCGGGGGGACTCGATTCCGCGATGCGGGAGATGGTGCAGGCGATCCTCAAGAGCCGGGTTCCCGTCGTGGTGTACGTGGCGCCGCAGGGGGCGCGGGCGGCGTCCGCGGGGGTGATGATCACGCTGGCGGCCGACGTGGCGGCGATGGCGCCCGGGACCAACATCGGCGCGGCCCACCCGGTCAGCATGGGGGGCGGCGCGATGGACAACACGATGTCGCGGAAGGTGGAAAACGACGCGGCGGCCTACGCACGCTCGCTGGCCGCGGGCCGGGGGCGAAACGCCGACTGGGCGGAGAGCGCCGTGCGGGAAAGCGCCTCCCTCTCGGAGAAAGACGCCCTCGACAGGCATGTCGTCGACCTGGTCGCCGCGTCCCTTCCCGACCTGCTCGCCCGGATCGACGGGAGGGTGGTCCGCAAGGGCGACGGGACGGTGACCCTCCGGACGAAAGACGCGCCCGTCACCCGCGTGCCCATGGGCCTTCGCCACCGCGTGCTGTCCGCCCTGGCGAACCCCAACATCGCCTACATCCTGATGATGATCGGCGTCTACGGAATCTACTTCGAGCTGGCCTCCCCCGGCGCGGTGTTCCCCGGAGTGGTGGGAGGGATCTCGCTCCTCCTGGCCTTCTACGCCCTGCAGACCCTCTCGGCGAGCTACGCCGGCTTCCTGCTGATCCTTCTCTCCCTCCTCCTCTTCTTCCTCGAGCTGAAGGTCCAGTCGCACGGGGCGTTGGCGATCGGGGGGATCGTCGCGATGATCCTTGGGAGCCTGATGCTCTTCCGGGGGAGCGCCGACCCGTATCTGCGCGTCTCCTGGGGCGTGCTGGCCACCATGGTCGCGCTGTCGGCGGTCTTCTTCGGCACGGTCATCCTGCTCGCCGTGCGCAGCCAGCTGCGCAGGCCGTCCACCGGTACGGAGGGGATGGCCGGGGAGGTCGGGGAGGCGGTCACGGACATCGACCCGAAGGGGAAAGTGCGCGTTGTCGGCGAGCTGTGGGACGCGCGGTGCGACCGTCCCGTCCGCAAGGGGGAGCCGGTGATCGTGA
- a CDS encoding class I SAM-dependent rRNA methyltransferase, with protein sequence MREVRVSRKGEERLRSGHPWVFGDDLRDVPTGLPAGEWASVRSRSGEPLGTATINLGSRIALRRVSREDVGPTEAFLGDRLREACERRAEAGMGGERALRILYSEGDFLPGVIADRYGDLLSLQILTAGMETVRDLLLDVLERRFRPRMIYERSEGGGRRHEGLPERKGPARGEGSTREEIETDGVRFTVDVDAGPKTGFFLDQRRNRGIVRGLAEGKTVLDGFCAAGGFGLYALAGGAKSVLAIDASRPAVEAARANAALNGVSGQWEGEAEDLFQALRNLRDVGRRFDLVILDPPSFAKSREGREGALRGYRDINRMALSVLSPGGFLATSSCTQLIDGAQWVDALRDAAGDAGADLERIAWGGQPPDHPVLLSVPETDYLKFAVYRKRLP encoded by the coding sequence TTGCGCGAGGTCCGGGTCAGCCGGAAAGGCGAGGAGCGGCTGCGCTCCGGCCATCCGTGGGTGTTCGGGGACGACCTGCGCGACGTGCCGACGGGCCTCCCGGCGGGAGAGTGGGCAAGTGTGCGCTCGCGGTCGGGAGAGCCGCTCGGAACGGCGACGATCAACCTCGGGTCGCGGATCGCCCTGCGTCGCGTGTCCCGGGAGGATGTCGGGCCGACGGAGGCGTTCCTCGGGGACCGGCTGCGCGAGGCGTGCGAGCGGCGCGCCGAGGCCGGGATGGGAGGGGAACGGGCCCTGCGGATCCTCTACTCCGAGGGCGATTTCCTCCCCGGGGTGATCGCGGACCGGTACGGCGATCTCCTCTCGCTCCAGATCCTGACGGCGGGGATGGAGACCGTCCGGGATCTTCTCCTCGACGTCCTCGAGCGCCGCTTCCGGCCGCGGATGATCTACGAGCGGTCCGAAGGCGGGGGGCGCAGACACGAAGGCCTGCCGGAGCGGAAGGGGCCTGCCCGCGGCGAGGGGTCGACCCGTGAAGAGATCGAGACGGACGGGGTCCGCTTTACCGTGGACGTGGACGCGGGCCCGAAGACGGGCTTCTTCCTCGACCAGCGAAGGAATCGCGGCATCGTCCGCGGCCTGGCGGAGGGGAAGACGGTGCTCGACGGTTTCTGCGCCGCGGGAGGGTTCGGCCTGTACGCCCTCGCCGGGGGGGCGAAAAGCGTTCTTGCGATCGACGCCTCGCGTCCGGCCGTCGAGGCCGCGCGCGCGAACGCCGCGTTGAACGGCGTTTCCGGGCAGTGGGAGGGGGAGGCGGAGGACCTCTTCCAGGCGCTTCGAAACTTGAGGGACGTCGGGCGGCGGTTCGACCTGGTGATCCTCGACCCGCCGTCGTTCGCAAAGTCCCGCGAGGGGAGGGAGGGGGCGTTGCGCGGATACCGGGACATCAACCGGATGGCGCTTTCGGTCCTCTCTCCCGGGGGTTTTCTCGCCACCTCGTCCTGCACGCAGTTGATCGACGGGGCGCAATGGGTCGACGCCCTCCGGGACGCGGCGGGCGACGCCGGGGCCGACCTCGAGAGGATCGCGTGGGGAGGACAGCCGCCCGATCACCCGGTGCTCCTGTCCGTTCCCGAAACCGACTACCTGAAATTCGCCGTCTACAGGAAGCGACTGCCATGA